A stretch of Corallococcus macrosporus DNA encodes these proteins:
- a CDS encoding MgtC/SapB family protein: protein MDPQVLIWRLVLATLLGGVLGVEREARNQAAGLRTHTLVALGACCFTLSSVYTEELLRSGANPGGTQTDISRIASQIVVGIGFLGAGVILRNGGAVKGLTTAANLWVTAAVGLACGLGLYMAASATVALALLSLVVLRPVSRLLTPDEHRHGGRPRERSSGGKNDEDGPPLGEEESRPD from the coding sequence GTGGATCCTCAAGTCCTCATCTGGCGCCTGGTGCTGGCCACGCTCCTGGGCGGCGTGCTGGGCGTGGAGCGCGAGGCGCGCAACCAGGCCGCGGGGCTGCGCACGCACACGCTGGTGGCGCTGGGGGCGTGCTGCTTCACGCTCTCCAGCGTCTACACGGAGGAGCTGCTGCGCTCCGGCGCCAACCCCGGCGGCACGCAGACGGACATCAGCCGCATCGCCAGCCAGATTGTCGTGGGCATCGGCTTCCTGGGCGCGGGCGTCATCCTGCGCAACGGGGGCGCGGTGAAGGGGCTCACCACCGCGGCCAACCTCTGGGTGACGGCGGCGGTGGGCCTGGCCTGCGGCCTGGGCCTCTACATGGCCGCCAGCGCCACCGTGGCCCTGGCCCTGCTGTCACTGGTGGTGCTGCGCCCCGTCTCCCGCCTGCTGACGCCCGACGAGCATCGCCACGGCGGGCGCCCCAGGGAGCGCTCCAGCGGCGGCAAGAACGACGAAGACGGGCCCCCCTTGGGTGAGGAGGAGTCCCGTCCGGATTGA
- a CDS encoding MXAN_6521/LA_1396 family lipoprotein — protein sequence MGTFKRVGAVLGLMVLTGCGTVKSQRLRDDYATVDRQQVKRLAVVTQPFPQGQQYIGDLWSLIARQWLNQNRDYLVKANTSLPERPTDTTFKDQCVEGIEGVLWLDPTVKRVEDGAEVALKAQLIRCRDGEEVWAAEAGGSWDSEDKKYVERKEQYVKELGPDVEPYVVPSYKLLVATLDTLPNPELNEADKDEKIDLGE from the coding sequence ATGGGGACGTTCAAGCGGGTGGGCGCGGTGCTGGGCCTGATGGTGCTCACGGGTTGCGGCACGGTGAAGAGCCAGCGGCTGCGCGACGACTACGCCACGGTGGACCGGCAGCAGGTGAAGCGGCTGGCGGTGGTGACGCAGCCGTTCCCCCAGGGGCAGCAGTACATCGGTGACCTGTGGAGCCTCATCGCCCGGCAGTGGCTGAACCAGAACCGGGACTACCTGGTGAAGGCCAACACGTCCCTGCCGGAGCGCCCCACGGACACCACCTTCAAGGACCAGTGCGTGGAGGGCATCGAGGGCGTGCTCTGGCTGGACCCGACGGTGAAGCGCGTGGAGGACGGCGCGGAGGTGGCGCTGAAGGCGCAGCTCATCCGCTGCCGCGACGGCGAGGAGGTCTGGGCCGCGGAGGCCGGCGGCAGCTGGGACTCCGAGGACAAGAAGTACGTGGAGCGCAAGGAGCAGTACGTGAAGGAGCTGGGCCCGGACGTGGAGCCCTACGTCGTCCCGTCCTACAAGCTGCTGGTGGCCACGCTGGACACGCTGCCCAATCCCGAACTGAACGAAGCGGACAAGGACGAGAAGATCGACCTGGGCGAGTAG
- a CDS encoding efflux RND transporter permease subunit yields MSGNPSSHPPPRLALAYAEMLVRRPGTVMTVLLLLLGLAVWGTSKLTINSNQLDLISQDLQEVKDVKRVIDMVGGSGFFMVALRGDDEATLKKVADDLAVMVGNDKEHARSITYKIPVEFVQNNMVLFVKTEDLAEGKRRIMAFLKDQIRRANPFYIEIKKTEPVKLDLQDLVDKYSSVGNKSIADDYYISQDRKLLLLLIKPMWDTNQIGQTKLYVDKLRADLEQYSKSNKAGVQLVEDYYKMGDKKTVAYGFTGSYKTAVDDSYAIEDSLQPVTIIALVAIFAITIAFFRKWAPTLIVVSGTVAGTLYTLGFTYATLGELNMITSILGGILMGFGIDYGIHFIFRTRLELGAGKRYDVAIRDAVINAGRPALVSAVVVAGSFYVLMVSEFKGFSQFGFLAGTGTLMLGFTLFSWCPAMLALAGRKNPELPQKLIGIMKPPPANNASGKELRIPRPGLVLAVGCVIVAVVCGAAIPWKSGEPPADAGFFARLPYGVRFNYNTRALMPANQPSVVLQDEINARFKIASDPLAVYTKDLAETEALYKELTTDPKKRPAISQVMSLFTFVPPEGIAQANTKILEEWQEELKDIDVKALPPETQEKAALFFKMLEARPFDVHHVPEIYASQFRHLPTTSPENHGYLTFIYPSVDLWDGKQMLQFADQTSSIKGMVTPGKFTTGGPTGAPVEKEFRAAGATQLYASLARMVLKDAKLTVILTALWILVMHFADFRNAKLALASVIPLTVGLAMMMGFMALFDLRLNFMNIIILPILLGFGVSHGLYLLHRFLEGTSPLVALRSVGAAVASSTLTAVAGFAALLVASHNGLRSMGLVACIGLITTLLVSFTVLAAVMQLMHDKRQKDAGRSPEGGSATGGDTSSTRAA; encoded by the coding sequence ATGAGCGGCAATCCCTCGTCCCATCCCCCGCCCCGCCTCGCCCTGGCCTACGCAGAGATGCTGGTCCGGCGCCCCGGCACCGTCATGACCGTGCTGCTGCTGCTGCTCGGCCTGGCCGTGTGGGGCACGTCGAAGCTGACCATCAACTCCAACCAGCTGGACCTCATCTCCCAGGACCTGCAGGAGGTGAAGGACGTCAAGCGCGTCATCGACATGGTGGGCGGCAGCGGCTTCTTCATGGTCGCGCTGCGCGGCGATGACGAGGCCACGCTCAAGAAGGTGGCGGACGACCTGGCGGTGATGGTGGGCAACGACAAGGAGCACGCGCGCTCCATCACCTACAAGATCCCCGTCGAGTTCGTGCAGAACAACATGGTGCTGTTCGTGAAGACGGAGGACCTGGCCGAGGGCAAGCGCCGCATCATGGCGTTCCTCAAGGATCAGATCCGCCGCGCGAACCCCTTCTACATCGAGATCAAGAAGACGGAGCCGGTGAAGCTGGACCTGCAGGACCTGGTCGACAAGTACTCCAGCGTTGGCAACAAGAGCATCGCGGACGACTACTACATCTCCCAGGACCGCAAGCTGCTGCTGCTCCTCATCAAGCCGATGTGGGACACCAACCAGATTGGCCAGACGAAGCTGTACGTGGACAAGCTGCGCGCGGACCTGGAGCAGTACTCCAAGAGCAACAAGGCCGGCGTGCAGCTGGTGGAGGACTACTACAAGATGGGCGACAAGAAGACGGTCGCCTACGGCTTCACGGGTTCCTACAAGACGGCGGTGGACGACTCGTACGCCATCGAGGACTCGCTCCAGCCGGTCACCATCATCGCGCTGGTCGCCATCTTCGCCATCACCATCGCGTTCTTCCGCAAGTGGGCGCCCACGCTCATCGTGGTGAGCGGCACGGTGGCGGGCACGCTGTACACGCTGGGCTTCACCTACGCGACGCTGGGTGAGCTCAACATGATCACCTCCATCCTGGGCGGCATCCTGATGGGGTTCGGCATCGACTACGGCATCCACTTCATCTTCCGCACGCGCCTGGAGCTGGGCGCGGGCAAGCGCTACGACGTGGCCATCCGCGACGCGGTCATCAACGCGGGCCGTCCGGCGCTGGTGTCCGCGGTGGTGGTGGCGGGTTCGTTCTACGTGCTGATGGTGAGCGAGTTCAAAGGCTTCTCCCAGTTCGGCTTCCTGGCCGGCACGGGCACGCTGATGCTGGGCTTCACGCTGTTCTCCTGGTGCCCGGCGATGCTGGCGCTGGCCGGCCGGAAGAACCCGGAGCTGCCCCAGAAGCTCATCGGCATCATGAAGCCGCCGCCCGCGAACAACGCGTCCGGCAAGGAGCTGCGCATCCCGCGCCCCGGCCTGGTGCTGGCGGTGGGCTGCGTGATTGTCGCCGTGGTGTGCGGCGCGGCCATCCCGTGGAAGAGCGGCGAGCCCCCGGCGGACGCGGGCTTCTTCGCGCGGCTGCCCTACGGCGTGCGCTTCAACTACAACACCCGCGCGCTGATGCCGGCGAACCAGCCGTCCGTGGTGCTGCAGGATGAAATCAACGCGCGCTTCAAGATCGCCAGCGACCCGCTGGCCGTCTACACGAAGGACCTGGCGGAGACGGAGGCCCTCTACAAGGAGCTGACGACCGACCCGAAGAAGCGCCCCGCCATCTCCCAGGTGATGAGCCTCTTCACCTTCGTGCCGCCGGAGGGCATCGCGCAGGCGAACACGAAGATCCTGGAGGAGTGGCAGGAGGAGCTGAAGGATATCGACGTGAAGGCGCTGCCGCCGGAGACGCAGGAGAAGGCGGCCCTGTTCTTCAAGATGCTGGAGGCCCGTCCCTTCGACGTGCACCACGTGCCGGAAATCTACGCGTCGCAGTTCCGCCACCTGCCCACCACCAGCCCGGAGAACCACGGCTACCTCACGTTCATCTACCCGAGCGTGGACCTGTGGGACGGCAAGCAGATGCTCCAGTTCGCGGACCAGACCTCCTCCATCAAGGGAATGGTGACGCCGGGCAAGTTCACGACAGGCGGGCCCACGGGCGCGCCGGTGGAGAAGGAGTTCCGCGCCGCGGGCGCCACGCAGCTCTACGCGTCGCTGGCGCGCATGGTGCTCAAGGACGCGAAGCTCACGGTCATCCTCACCGCGCTGTGGATTCTCGTGATGCACTTCGCGGACTTCCGCAACGCGAAGCTGGCGCTGGCGTCCGTGATTCCGCTGACGGTGGGCCTGGCGATGATGATGGGCTTCATGGCGCTGTTCGACCTGCGCCTGAACTTCATGAACATCATCATCCTGCCCATCCTCCTGGGCTTCGGCGTGAGCCACGGCCTGTACCTGCTGCACCGCTTCCTGGAGGGCACGTCCCCGCTGGTGGCGCTGCGCAGCGTGGGCGCGGCGGTGGCGTCCTCCACGCTGACGGCGGTGGCGGGCTTCGCGGCGCTGCTGGTGGCCAGCCACAACGGCCTGCGCTCCATGGGCCTTGTGGCCTGCATCGGCCTCATCACCACGCTGCTGGTGTCCTTCACGGTGCTGGCGGCGGTGATGCAGCTGATGCACGACAAGCGGCAGAAGGACGCGGGACGTTCGCCAGAGGGCGGTTCCGCGACGGGGGGCGACACGTCCTCCACACGCGCCGCCTGA
- a CDS encoding site-specific recombinase, whose amino-acid sequence MTVSTPAPPFRARSAPSAREVDAFCVQYAPRAPGHPAVRDLLRLLSEVPGDGLEPRLEWVARWIHWMRDRIPAQGLTDAEDPTLSPTNSRLALLVRVLEGEPALRASVTRLVSGVCAGSRGLKLFAQVGLSAGNGFFSELTDRFVRGVLPTPPEPGKLSELLLRLFPVPEDAAWLGALSPVLLARLTALVGEPPPPDPTPSSRVRGDLMDALLMLGVQVAALGLAEDVRDRTPELSFRASPFLRLRMVCDVVLARDAAPDALKDLTRAVDDCRGVARSVTRQLESSGVSVDLVYRLERIRRGLDRMEAIARVLGAARGEARWREALALLSELLRLAHADRSVRALVRRNTRLMARKIIERTGTSGEHYITSTPAEYHHMVHSAAGGGLVATLAAALKFVLVGLPLAPFFAGLFVALNYAGGFVLMQLLGLTLATKQPSMTASTLAAAVGEDSGSGRMERLIALVPRVTRSQLAAILGNLGCVLPVAVALALGLQAFTGHPFLEQAQARHVVDALHPWKSATLLYAALTGVLLWASSVAAGWFENFVVYRRLPESLAHHRVLRALVGAGGARRVADALMHHAAGVGGSITLGVLLAVAPGVGGFFGLPLDVRHVTFSFASLTLAGCALGPSAVLEPDFLAAVAGVLVVGVVNFGVSFALALGVALRARDVPLREGLRFMGAMALRFLRQPGPFLLPPRDEPVPAGAEVQPGVIPGG is encoded by the coding sequence ATGACCGTTTCCACCCCCGCCCCGCCGTTCCGGGCCCGCAGCGCGCCGTCCGCGCGCGAGGTGGACGCGTTCTGTGTGCAGTACGCGCCCCGGGCGCCGGGCCACCCCGCGGTGCGGGACCTGCTCCGGCTGTTGTCGGAGGTCCCGGGTGACGGCCTGGAGCCGCGCCTGGAGTGGGTGGCGCGGTGGATCCACTGGATGCGCGACCGCATCCCCGCCCAGGGCCTCACGGACGCGGAGGACCCCACCCTCTCCCCCACGAACTCGCGGCTGGCGCTGCTGGTGCGCGTGCTGGAGGGTGAGCCCGCCCTGCGCGCGTCCGTCACGCGGCTGGTGTCCGGGGTGTGCGCGGGCAGCCGGGGGCTGAAGCTCTTCGCCCAGGTGGGCCTGAGCGCGGGCAACGGCTTCTTCTCCGAATTGACGGACCGCTTCGTGCGCGGCGTGCTGCCCACGCCGCCGGAGCCGGGCAAGCTGTCCGAGCTGCTCCTGCGCCTGTTCCCGGTGCCGGAGGACGCGGCGTGGCTGGGCGCGCTGTCCCCGGTGCTGCTGGCGCGGCTGACGGCGCTGGTGGGCGAGCCGCCGCCACCGGACCCCACCCCGTCCTCGCGCGTGCGCGGCGACCTGATGGACGCGCTGCTGATGCTGGGCGTGCAGGTGGCGGCGCTGGGGCTGGCGGAGGACGTGCGCGACCGCACCCCGGAGCTGTCCTTCCGCGCATCCCCGTTCCTGCGGCTGCGCATGGTGTGCGACGTGGTGCTGGCCCGCGACGCGGCCCCGGACGCGCTCAAGGACCTGACGCGCGCGGTGGATGACTGCCGGGGCGTGGCCCGCTCCGTCACGCGGCAGCTGGAGTCCTCCGGCGTCAGCGTGGACCTGGTGTACCGGCTGGAGCGCATCCGGCGCGGCCTGGACCGGATGGAGGCCATCGCGCGGGTGCTGGGCGCGGCCCGGGGCGAGGCCCGCTGGCGCGAGGCGCTGGCGCTCCTGTCGGAGCTGCTGCGGCTGGCGCACGCGGACCGCTCCGTGCGCGCGCTGGTGCGGCGCAACACGCGGCTGATGGCGCGGAAGATCATCGAGCGCACCGGCACCAGCGGCGAGCACTACATCACCTCCACGCCCGCCGAGTACCACCACATGGTGCACTCGGCGGCGGGCGGCGGGCTGGTGGCGACGCTCGCCGCCGCGCTGAAGTTCGTCCTGGTGGGCCTGCCGCTGGCCCCCTTCTTCGCGGGCCTCTTCGTCGCGCTCAACTACGCCGGCGGCTTCGTGCTGATGCAGCTGCTGGGGCTCACCCTGGCCACCAAGCAGCCGTCCATGACGGCCTCCACGCTGGCGGCCGCGGTGGGCGAGGACTCGGGCTCCGGGCGCATGGAGCGGCTGATTGCCCTGGTGCCGCGCGTCACCCGCTCACAACTGGCGGCCATCCTGGGCAACCTGGGCTGCGTGCTGCCCGTCGCGGTGGCGCTGGCGCTGGGCCTCCAGGCGTTCACGGGCCACCCGTTCCTGGAGCAGGCGCAGGCCCGCCACGTGGTGGACGCGCTGCACCCGTGGAAGAGCGCCACGCTCCTGTACGCCGCGCTCACCGGCGTGCTGCTGTGGGCGTCCAGCGTGGCCGCGGGCTGGTTCGAGAACTTCGTCGTCTACCGCCGCCTGCCGGAGTCGCTGGCCCACCACCGGGTGCTGCGCGCGCTCGTGGGCGCGGGCGGGGCGCGGCGCGTGGCGGACGCCCTCATGCACCACGCGGCGGGCGTGGGCGGCAGCATCACCCTGGGCGTGCTGCTGGCGGTGGCGCCGGGCGTGGGCGGCTTCTTCGGCCTGCCCTTGGACGTGCGGCACGTCACGTTCTCCTTCGCGTCGCTGACCCTGGCCGGTTGCGCGCTGGGCCCGTCCGCCGTCCTGGAGCCGGACTTCCTGGCGGCCGTGGCGGGGGTGCTCGTCGTCGGCGTCGTCAACTTCGGCGTGTCCTTCGCGCTGGCCCTGGGCGTGGCCCTGCGCGCCCGCGACGTGCCGCTGCGCGAGGGCCTGCGCTTCATGGGCGCCATGGCCCTGCGCTTCCTGCGCCAGCCCGGTCCCTTCCTCCTCCCGCCCCGGGACGAGCCCGTCCCCGCCGGGGCGGAGGTCCAGCCAGGAGTTATTCCCGGCGGGTGA
- a CDS encoding ABC transporter substrate-binding protein: MNARIRTLPFLVALTFAVPALAAPKASEAITKPVKTVVQSVRYEKDLKALENLGSDQQGLFLLGDEWTKATDAQRKEFTQLFQSLFAKIAFPKVRENFKNLDSITYDEPQVTGDKALVGSTIFINHPLKKQEMKLKYAVEKVGANWKVVDVSVLGDSMLTGIRDDQVRPLFKEGGWDGLLGAMRKKNDELGAVKLK; this comes from the coding sequence CTGAACGCCCGCATCCGCACCCTCCCCTTCCTGGTTGCCCTCACCTTCGCCGTGCCCGCGCTCGCCGCGCCCAAGGCGTCCGAAGCCATCACCAAGCCGGTGAAGACCGTCGTGCAGTCCGTGCGCTACGAGAAGGACCTCAAGGCCCTGGAGAACCTGGGCAGCGACCAGCAGGGCCTCTTCCTGCTCGGCGACGAGTGGACCAAGGCCACGGACGCCCAGCGCAAGGAGTTCACCCAGTTGTTCCAGAGCCTCTTCGCGAAGATCGCCTTCCCCAAGGTCCGCGAGAACTTCAAGAACCTGGACTCCATCACCTACGACGAGCCGCAGGTGACGGGCGACAAGGCGCTCGTGGGCTCCACCATCTTCATCAACCACCCGCTCAAGAAGCAGGAGATGAAGCTGAAGTACGCCGTGGAGAAGGTGGGCGCCAACTGGAAGGTCGTGGACGTGTCCGTGCTGGGTGACTCCATGCTCACCGGCATCCGCGATGATCAGGTCCGCCCCCTCTTCAAGGAGGGCGGCTGGGACGGCCTGCTCGGCGCCATGCGCAAGAAGAACGACGAACTGGGTGCGGTGAAGCTGAAGTAA
- the metK gene encoding methionine adenosyltransferase, translated as MPTDFLFTSESVTEGHPDKIADQISDGVLDAIIAKDPQARVAVETLVKTGLAIVAGEVTTNTYVDIPKIVRSTITRIGYTDSSMGYDGNTCGVMVAIEGQSQDIARGVDNKKDQGAGDQGMMFGFACDETPELMPAPIHYAHALTRRLAEVRRKNHPWIRPDGKSQVTVEYKDGKPLRIDAVVLSTQHSDDVSNKKIQEAIREDVILKVLPKKLIDNKTKFFINPTGRFVIGGPMGDSGLTGRKIIVDTYGGMGRHGGGAFSGKDPSKVDRSAAYMGRYIAKNVVAAGLASRCEVQVSYAIGVAEPVSVMVETFGTSTVPEEQIARAVRQTFGLRPREITEHLDLLRPIYQKTAAYGHFGRSDKEFTWERTDKKDALREAASSAAPVKTRTPRLKAV; from the coding sequence ATGCCTACCGACTTCCTGTTCACGTCTGAATCCGTCACCGAGGGCCACCCGGACAAGATCGCCGACCAGATCTCCGACGGTGTGCTCGATGCCATCATCGCCAAGGATCCGCAGGCGCGCGTCGCCGTGGAGACGCTCGTCAAGACGGGCCTCGCCATCGTCGCGGGTGAAGTGACGACGAACACCTACGTGGACATCCCGAAGATCGTCCGCTCCACCATCACGCGCATCGGCTACACCGATAGCTCCATGGGCTACGACGGCAACACCTGCGGCGTCATGGTGGCCATCGAGGGCCAGAGCCAGGACATCGCGCGCGGCGTGGACAACAAGAAGGACCAGGGCGCCGGCGACCAGGGCATGATGTTCGGCTTCGCGTGCGACGAGACGCCGGAGCTGATGCCCGCGCCCATCCACTACGCGCACGCGCTGACCCGCCGCCTGGCGGAGGTGCGCCGCAAGAACCACCCGTGGATCCGCCCGGACGGCAAGAGCCAGGTCACGGTGGAGTACAAGGACGGCAAGCCGCTGCGCATCGACGCGGTGGTGCTGTCCACGCAGCACTCGGATGACGTCTCCAACAAGAAGATCCAGGAGGCCATCCGCGAGGACGTCATCCTGAAGGTCCTGCCGAAGAAGCTCATCGACAACAAGACCAAGTTCTTCATCAACCCCACGGGCCGCTTCGTCATCGGCGGCCCCATGGGCGACTCGGGCCTCACCGGCCGCAAGATCATCGTCGACACCTACGGCGGCATGGGCCGTCACGGTGGCGGCGCGTTCAGCGGCAAGGACCCGTCCAAGGTGGACCGCTCGGCCGCGTACATGGGCCGCTACATCGCGAAGAACGTCGTGGCGGCGGGCCTGGCCAGCCGTTGCGAGGTGCAGGTCTCCTACGCCATCGGCGTGGCGGAGCCCGTCAGCGTGATGGTGGAGACGTTCGGCACGTCCACCGTGCCGGAAGAGCAGATCGCCCGCGCCGTGCGCCAGACCTTCGGCCTGCGCCCGCGCGAGATCACCGAGCACCTGGACCTGCTGCGGCCCATCTACCAGAAGACCGCCGCGTACGGTCACTTCGGCCGCTCGGACAAGGAGTTCACCTGGGAGCGCACGGACAAGAAGGACGCGCTCCGCGAGGCGGCCTCCTCCGCCGCCCCCGTCAAGACGCGCACGCCGCGCCTGAAGGCGGTCTGA
- a CDS encoding methionyl-tRNA formyltransferase, with amino-acid sequence MPTSGAASGWRIVLLTVAPAVAHDFTLSLRAQGHEVVALVVPAGVRGLRPLDLEGWAELGRLFEAAPPSLDVLLVSERAHLTSRLTELRPDLLLCFFFPWKLPPESLALPPLGAVNVHPSLLPRYRGPCPLGWALREDAREVGLTFHRMDASFDTGPVLAQGTFPLRDEDTEELIFEKLMLASRRLLPRVMERVARGDVGERQLEAAATFAPFFEPAYRDIDWHDSARAVHLKVRACRFAAWREGNGDARARLQGRWMRVQRTRAWRGEDPRSAPGTLLARQGDELLVQCGDTPLWVVSHEPEVG; translated from the coding sequence ATGCCGACTTCCGGTGCCGCGTCTGGCTGGCGCATCGTGCTGCTCACCGTGGCCCCCGCGGTGGCGCACGACTTCACGTTGTCGCTGCGGGCCCAGGGACACGAGGTGGTGGCGCTGGTGGTGCCGGCGGGCGTCCGGGGCCTGCGTCCGCTGGACCTGGAGGGGTGGGCGGAGCTGGGGCGCCTGTTCGAGGCCGCGCCGCCGTCATTGGACGTGCTGCTGGTGAGCGAGCGGGCGCACCTGACGTCCCGGCTGACGGAGCTGAGGCCGGACCTGCTGCTGTGCTTCTTCTTCCCGTGGAAGCTGCCGCCGGAGTCGCTGGCGCTGCCGCCGCTGGGCGCGGTGAACGTGCACCCCTCGCTGCTGCCGCGCTACCGGGGGCCGTGCCCGCTGGGGTGGGCGCTGCGCGAGGACGCGCGCGAGGTGGGGCTGACGTTCCACCGCATGGACGCGAGCTTCGACACCGGGCCCGTGCTCGCGCAGGGGACGTTCCCGCTGCGGGACGAGGACACGGAGGAGCTGATCTTCGAGAAGCTGATGCTCGCGTCGCGCCGGCTCCTGCCGCGCGTGATGGAGCGCGTGGCGCGAGGGGACGTGGGCGAGCGGCAGCTGGAGGCGGCCGCCACCTTCGCGCCCTTCTTCGAGCCCGCGTACCGGGACATCGACTGGCATGACAGCGCTCGCGCCGTGCACCTGAAGGTGCGCGCGTGCCGCTTCGCCGCGTGGCGCGAGGGCAACGGCGATGCGAGGGCCCGGCTCCAGGGCCGCTGGATGCGCGTCCAGCGCACGCGGGCGTGGCGGGGGGAGGACCCTCGCTCGGCGCCGGGCACGCTCCTGGCCCGGCAGGGGGACGAACTGCTGGTGCAGTGCGGGGATACGCCCCTCTGGGTCGTGTCGCACGAGCCGGAGGTGGGCTGA
- a CDS encoding glycosyltransferase: MRTQTKGMAKNPRDPSPLVQVEHYERYVGAEAVERILEKARPLQDLRVAHVNSTYYGGGVAELLSPLTLLTNSVGMATEWRAIQGPPDFFNITKKMHNALQGADIHLTPMKATIYEEVVYENAVRNRLDHDRVVIHDPQPLPIVRHSRKRGPWIWRCHVDLSHPEPSLWAYLKPFVEQYDATVLSVPEYARELSVPQVFFMPAIDPFSIKNREMHEAEIEERLRHHRIPTDLPLVVQVSRFDRWKDPEGVVAAWRLARKEMPCTLVLLGNMASDDPEGQKVYEQVMRHKDERLMVLSREDTALVNALQRRAAVVVQKSLREGFGLTVAEAMWKGTPVIGGNVGGIRHQIEDGHNGFLVDTVDQCAARIVQVLRNPRLRHQLGHRAHETVRRRFLLTRYLEQYLDLFNAFEARYHLRPLPHVST; the protein is encoded by the coding sequence GTGCGGACGCAGACCAAGGGCATGGCGAAGAATCCCAGAGACCCGTCCCCGCTGGTCCAGGTCGAGCACTACGAGCGCTACGTGGGCGCGGAGGCGGTGGAGCGCATCCTGGAGAAGGCGCGCCCGCTGCAGGACCTGCGGGTCGCGCACGTCAACTCCACGTACTACGGCGGCGGGGTGGCGGAGCTGCTGTCGCCGCTGACGCTGCTGACGAACAGCGTGGGCATGGCCACGGAGTGGCGGGCCATCCAGGGGCCGCCGGACTTCTTCAACATCACGAAGAAGATGCACAACGCGCTGCAGGGCGCGGACATCCACCTGACGCCCATGAAGGCGACCATCTACGAGGAGGTCGTCTACGAGAACGCGGTCCGCAACCGGCTGGACCACGACCGCGTCGTCATCCACGACCCGCAGCCGTTGCCCATCGTGCGGCACAGCCGCAAGCGCGGCCCGTGGATCTGGCGCTGCCACGTGGACCTGTCCCACCCGGAGCCGTCCCTGTGGGCGTACCTCAAGCCGTTCGTGGAGCAGTACGACGCGACGGTGCTGAGCGTCCCGGAGTACGCGCGCGAGCTGTCCGTCCCGCAGGTGTTCTTCATGCCAGCGATTGATCCGTTCTCCATCAAGAACCGGGAGATGCACGAGGCTGAAATCGAGGAGCGGCTGCGCCACCACCGCATCCCCACGGACCTGCCGCTGGTGGTGCAGGTGTCGCGCTTCGACCGGTGGAAGGATCCGGAGGGCGTGGTGGCCGCGTGGCGGCTGGCGCGCAAGGAGATGCCGTGCACGCTGGTGCTGCTGGGCAACATGGCGTCGGACGACCCGGAGGGACAGAAGGTCTACGAGCAGGTGATGCGGCACAAGGACGAGCGGCTGATGGTCCTCAGCCGCGAGGACACGGCGCTGGTGAACGCGCTCCAGCGCCGCGCGGCGGTGGTGGTGCAGAAGTCGCTGCGAGAGGGCTTCGGGCTGACGGTGGCGGAGGCGATGTGGAAGGGCACGCCCGTCATCGGCGGGAACGTGGGAGGCATCCGCCACCAGATTGAAGACGGGCACAACGGCTTCCTGGTGGACACGGTGGACCAGTGCGCCGCGCGCATCGTGCAGGTGCTGCGCAACCCCAGGCTGCGCCACCAGCTGGGGCACCGCGCGCACGAAACGGTGCGCCGCCGCTTCCTGCTCACGCGCTACCTGGAGCAGTACCTGGACCTCTTCAACGCCTTCGAGGCCCGCTACCACCTGCGCCCCTTGCCGCACGTCTCGACGTGA
- a CDS encoding type II secretion system protein GspG: protein MARAQRRQRGMTLLEIMVVITILGLIAAVVGVSVLDQFGDAKQKRVKLDFGSLGQGLQLYAMKRGRLPDTSTGLRALVEDRILTELPRDPWGNDYVYTLDRGVPAIVSLGADGAPGGDGDAQDLSSLDRDARSRE from the coding sequence ATGGCAAGAGCGCAGCGACGTCAGCGGGGCATGACGCTGTTGGAGATCATGGTCGTCATCACCATCCTGGGGCTCATCGCCGCCGTCGTGGGCGTGTCGGTGCTGGACCAGTTCGGGGATGCGAAGCAGAAACGGGTGAAGCTGGACTTCGGCTCGCTGGGCCAGGGCCTCCAGCTGTACGCGATGAAGCGGGGGCGGCTGCCGGACACCTCCACGGGGCTGCGCGCGCTGGTGGAGGACCGCATCCTCACCGAGCTGCCCCGCGACCCGTGGGGCAACGACTACGTGTACACGCTGGACCGGGGCGTGCCGGCCATCGTGTCACTGGGCGCGGATGGCGCTCCGGGCGGCGACGGGGATGCGCAGGACCTGTCGTCGCTCGACCGGGACGCGCGGTCCCGGGAGTGA